A portion of the Pseudoalteromonas galatheae genome contains these proteins:
- a CDS encoding NIPSNAP family protein: protein MKITCCIEYQLDPFKLDMFEQYAENWSKIIPVCGGELLGYFLPHEGSNNKAYGLISFDSLADYERYRSKLRLSELGKSNFRFAQREKFIVNEKRTFLQVVRSTYKRDLEGENTCSQ, encoded by the coding sequence TTGAAAATTACCTGTTGTATTGAATACCAACTTGATCCCTTCAAATTGGATATGTTTGAACAATACGCTGAAAACTGGAGCAAAATCATTCCCGTATGTGGAGGAGAGTTATTAGGGTATTTTTTACCTCATGAGGGTTCAAATAATAAAGCTTACGGCTTAATCAGTTTTGATTCTTTGGCTGATTATGAACGCTATAGAAGCAAGTTACGCCTGTCAGAACTTGGTAAAAGCAACTTTCGCTTTGCCCAAAGGGAAAAGTTTATTGTTAATGAGAAACGTACGTTTTTGCAGGTTGTACGCTCAACTTACAAGCGAGATCTTGAAGGAGAAAATACATGCTCGCAGTGA